A genomic region of Eucalyptus grandis isolate ANBG69807.140 chromosome 5, ASM1654582v1, whole genome shotgun sequence contains the following coding sequences:
- the LOC104445017 gene encoding E3 ubiquitin-protein ligase BRE1-like 1, giving the protein MGSPELYFKRDIAVLQFQNQKLVQKLESQKVEHAALESKLSQLTEQQLGYDSRLEVVKNSWDELLSKLQSRSVCVGESGGSAAVGQDVESLANSKDEDHPLPEDIFLSRLIETGVDGSSSVDSCSNNPHDDPEIASEKAVKTILRNIALAIDGIYHEKEGLHSAVLDGLPPDDSGRQRTSMDLAMQLKDSRALLGELHLKHRLLARELQSHRDIDAKNKAELKRLKGELESTISELEESHSKLATLKVTKDSIRGVSFPVLNFGNKHTPIEKVRDKQRDLQEMESVLKELQDQAASRLEELKALYEERVKILQQLPTLQNKIKNLKCISSSQAFISLKDQLEISKSEVLRYQALYEKLQTERGGLFWKELELSIKTDIIDAYKRCSAVAESRMIELETEVKKQMEDRNIIETKQKEASNEAGRQDIVNDFRALVSSFPEEMGAMQSELSKYKEAAVNIHSLRADVQCFSRALDRMVKECEILSETSASEVAEIEKLKTVVQDSEGSILELKLILEMYRRESTDSRVVEEAKDSEYKAWAQVESLKCSLNEHQLELRVKTAIEAEALSQQKLAAAEAEIADLRQKLEASKREISQLADVLKSKNEENEAYLSEIESIGQEYDDMQTQNQHLLQQIAERDDYNIKLVLEGVRARQVRDSLSAEKQTLAREIQLANASVDFLNMKVVRVEDQLNICTEKVQKLAEDRLQGSNALDNTQKRLSDVRRMSHQIRESLEELQSKVDKSRGTAGELQAELERERFKKKRLEEELEVVRRKAIHLQAQVVTPVVEKLQEELRGYQDILKCSICRDRPKEVVITKCYHLFCNTCIQNLAETRHRKCPSCGASFGPNDVKPVYF; this is encoded by the exons ATGGGGTCGCCGGAGCTGTATTTCAAG CGGGACATCGCCGTCCTCCAGTTCCAGAACCAGAAGCTCGTGCAGAAGCTGGAGTCGCAGAAGGTGGAGCACGCCGCCCTCGAGAGCAAGCTGTCCCAGCTGACGGAGCAGCAGCTCGGCTACGATTCCAGGCTCGAAGTGGTCAAGAATTCTTGGGATGAG CTGCTTAGTAAATTGCAATCACGTTCGGTCTGTGTGGGCGAGTCGGGCGGTAGTGCTGCCGTCGGTCAGGATGTCGAAAGCCTGGCTAACTCGAAAG ATGAGGATCACCCGTTGCCCGAGGACATTTTTCTTAGCCGCCTCATAGAGACTGGTGTGGACGGAAGTTCCTCCGTGGATAGCTGTTCAAATAATCCACATGATGATCCGGAAATAGCTTCAGAGAAGGCTGTGAAGACAATATTACGTAATATAGCGTTGGCTATTGATGGCATTTATCATGAGAAGGAGGGGCTGCATTCTGCTGTTTTGGATGGACTTCCCCCAGATG ATTCTGGTAGACAAAGGACATCCATGGATTTGGCCATGCAATTGAAGGATTCGAGAGCGTTGCTTGGTGAACTTCATTTGAAGCACAGGCTTTTGGCAAGGGAGTTGCAGAGTCATCGAGATATTGATGCGAAAAACAAAGCTGAGCTTAAACGTCTGAAAG GGGAATTGGAGAGCACCATTTCTGAGTTGGAAGAAAGTCATAGTAAGCTGGCCACTCTTAAAGTTACAAAGGATTCAATAAGAGGGGTGTCTTTCCCTGTTTTGAACTTTGGAAATAAGCATACTCCAATTGAGAAAGTTAGAGATAAACAGAGGGATCTTCAAGAAATGGAGTCAGTTCTGAAGGAGCTACAG GACCAAGCAGCATCCCGACTGGAAGAGTTAAAAGCCCTTTATGAAGAACGAGTGAAGATACTGCAACAGCTACCAACATTGCAG AACAAGATAAAGAACTTGAAGTGCATTTCCTCATCTCAAGCCTTCATCTCCCTGAAAGACCAATTGGAGATATCTAAATCAGAAGTTTTGCGCTATCAAGCATTGTACGAGAAACTGCAG ACGGAGAGAGGGGGCCTTTTCTGGAAGGAATTGGAATTGAGTATAAAAACTGACATAATTGATGCTTACAAAAGATGTTCTGCAGTTGCTGAGTCAAGGATGATTGAGTTGGAGACAGAAGTAAAAAAGCAGATGGAAGATAGAAACATTATTgaaactaaacaaaaagagGCGTCAAATGAAGCAG GAAGACAAGATATTGTCAATGACTTTAGAGCCTTGGTCTCTTCATTCCCAGAAGAAATGGGAGCAATGCAAAGTGAACTGAGCAAGTATAAAGAGGCTGCTGTGAACATTCATTCGCTTCGAGCTGATGTGCAGTGTTTTTCTCGTGCTCTTGACAGGATG GTAAAAGAATGTGAGATATTATCTGAGACATCTGCTAGTGAAGTTGCTGAAATAGAAAAGTTGAAAACTGTG GTCCAAGATTCAGAGGGAAGTATTCTGGAGCTGAAGCTAATTTTGGAAATGTATAGACGTGAATCCACTGATTCAAG GGTAGTAGAAGAAGCCAAGGATTCAGAATACAAGGCATGGGCTCAAGTTGAGAGCCTAAAGTGCTCTCTAAATGAGCACCAATTAGAACTACGTGTCAAGACTGCAATTGAAGCTGAGGCATTGTCCCAGCAGAAGCTTGCTGCTGCAGAAGCTGAAATTGCTGACCTGCGACAGAAATTGGAAGCTTCCAAAAG GGAGATTTCTCAGCTTGCTGATGTATTGAAatccaaaaatgaagaaaacgaGGCGTATTTATCAGAAATCGAG tcAATTGGACAGGAATATGATGATATGCAAACACAAAACCAGCATCTGTTGCAGCAGATTGCCGAGAGAGATGACTACAATATAAAG CTTGTGTTGGAGGGTGTTAGGGCACGGCAGGTAAGAGATTCTCTATCGGCAGAAAAGCAAACATTAGCAAGGGAGATTCAGTTGGCCAATGCATCTGTTGATTTTCTGAACATGAAGGTTGTGAGGGTAGAAGATCAG TTGAATATTTGTACGGAAAAGGTTCAGAAACTTGCAGAGGATCGATTGCAAGGCTCAAATGCCCTGGATAATACCCAAAAAAGATTGTCAGATGTTAGAAGAATGTCTCACCAAATAAGGGAGTCGCTGGAGGAGCTTCAATCTAAAGTTGACAAAAGTCGAGGGACTGCAGGAGAGCTCCAGGCAGAGCTTGAAAGGGAACG GTTCAAAAAGAAGAGACTAGAGGAAGAATTAGAAGTAGTTAGGAGAAAGGCTATACATCTTCAAGCACAGGTAGTGACCCCAGTTGTGGAAAAGCTTCAAGAGGAACTTAGAGGATACCAGGATATCCTTAAGTGCAGTATATGCCGTGACCGGCCTAAAGAG GTTGTCATCACGAAATGCTATCACCTCTTCTGTAACACCTGCATTCAGAACTTAGCAGAAACCCGTCATCGGAAATGCCCATCCTGCGGGGCTAGTTTCGGGCCTAACGACGTCAAGCCTGTTTATTTCTGA